One window of the Endomicrobium proavitum genome contains the following:
- the ispE gene encoding 4-(cytidine 5'-diphospho)-2-C-methyl-D-erythritol kinase has protein sequence MKINLKAPAKVNLFLEITGKRPDGYHNLETIMQTISLYDELSFELSESAIELECSDKNLASDESNIVFKAAKVLKERYGVKAGVKIFLKKEIPTGAGLGGGSSDAAAALKALVKIWKLNIEKEELQNIASKLGADVPFFLTGGTALCEAIGDIVTPLKAIEGIGIVLVNPGFGVPTAGVYKKIKFPLTNQRKINKIKTLICDGSFNTKDAFDSCFNRLEEFVLPDYPQIAEIKQVLTQLGCASLMSGSGATVYGIFESASQLKNIQFKLSEYPWKTWTVHSVL, from the coding sequence ATGAAAATTAATTTAAAAGCGCCGGCAAAAGTTAACCTCTTTCTGGAAATTACGGGCAAAAGGCCGGACGGTTACCATAATCTTGAAACGATTATGCAAACGATAAGCTTGTATGACGAACTTTCTTTTGAACTTTCAGAAAGCGCCATAGAGCTTGAATGCAGCGATAAAAATTTAGCGTCAGACGAAAGCAATATAGTTTTTAAAGCGGCAAAAGTTTTAAAAGAGCGCTACGGCGTTAAAGCCGGCGTGAAAATTTTTCTAAAAAAAGAAATTCCAACCGGCGCGGGTCTTGGCGGAGGCTCTTCCGATGCGGCCGCCGCTCTTAAGGCTCTTGTAAAAATTTGGAAGCTCAATATTGAAAAAGAAGAGCTTCAAAATATAGCTTCAAAACTTGGCGCGGACGTTCCTTTTTTTCTTACAGGCGGCACGGCTTTATGCGAAGCAATAGGCGATATTGTTACGCCGCTTAAAGCAATAGAAGGCATAGGGATAGTTCTTGTAAACCCGGGTTTTGGGGTTCCTACGGCAGGGGTGTATAAAAAAATCAAATTCCCGTTGACAAATCAAAGAAAAATTAATAAAATCAAAACGCTAATTTGCGATGGTTCTTTTAATACAAAAGACGCTTTTGACAGCTGCTTTAACAGACTTGAAGAGTTTGTTTTGCCGGATTATCCGCAGATAGCTGAAATAAAACAAGTCTTAACCCAATTGGGCTGCGCAAGCCTTATGTCAGGCTCAGGCGCAACTGTTTACGGCATCTTTGAATCTGCATCTCAATTGAAAAACATACAATTTAAGCTGAGTGAATATCCGTGGAAAACATGGACAGTTCATTCGGTTTTGTGA
- a CDS encoding septation protein SpoVG family protein yields the protein MKVTEIKVFPKNEDKLKAYAAVTFDDCFVVHNLRIIKNSGGGVIICSVCPQGKETTALSKIYAIR from the coding sequence ATGAAAGTAACCGAGATAAAAGTTTTTCCCAAAAACGAAGATAAACTTAAAGCTTACGCCGCCGTAACTTTTGACGACTGTTTTGTCGTGCACAATTTAAGAATTATAAAAAATTCGGGGGGGGGGGTAATTATATGCTCTGTATGCCCTCAAGGAAAAGAGACGACGGCACTTTCAAAGATATATGCCATCCGATAA
- a CDS encoding septation protein SpoVG family protein has protein sequence MLCMPSRKRDDGTFKDICHPINGEFRAELEKLVLDEYKNQVKEELK, from the coding sequence ATGCTCTGTATGCCCTCAAGGAAAAGAGACGACGGCACTTTCAAAGATATATGCCATCCGATAAACGGCGAGTTTAGGGCGGAGCTTGAAAAACTCGTTCTTGACGAATACAAAAATCAGGTTAAAGAAGAATTAAAATAG
- the glmU gene encoding bifunctional UDP-N-acetylglucosamine diphosphorylase/glucosamine-1-phosphate N-acetyltransferase GlmU, giving the protein MKKFSAVILAAGAGTRMKSALPKVMHKLAGKPLIERVINSVLKLNPENIVVVLGHKSEIVEKYLNSLNNKKIKIVYQNKQLGSAHALMQAQPAFKNYGGNILVLSGDVPLVQSATLAALIKSLDKNKASVSVLAATVNNPFGYGRIIKNETLLEKIVEEKDASASEKLVKEINSGIYVFDKNIWNALLKVKPNNAKKEYYLTDTVEILKKSGKKAATYATQNAFEVQGVNDRKDLANAEKIALKEKIAQLLSGGVTIINPENVYVSSDAKIGRDTVLYPGAFIAENCVIGESCVIEGASFIKNSKIGDGSEIIYSYINGAQISKNVKIGPFAHIRPGTVLKDNVKVGNFSETKKAVIAKNSKVNHLSYIGDAEIGESVNIGAGTITCNYDGKNKHQTVIGSGTFVGSNVNFVAPVNIGKGALIAAGSTITKDIPAGKLAIARARQEHKRKIIKN; this is encoded by the coding sequence ATGAAAAAATTTTCAGCGGTTATACTTGCGGCGGGCGCGGGGACGAGAATGAAATCTGCGTTGCCGAAAGTTATGCATAAGCTTGCCGGAAAACCTTTAATAGAAAGAGTTATAAATTCCGTATTGAAATTAAATCCTGAAAATATAGTCGTTGTTTTGGGGCACAAGTCCGAAATAGTTGAAAAATATTTAAATTCTTTAAACAATAAAAAAATAAAAATAGTTTACCAAAATAAACAGCTTGGTTCGGCGCACGCTTTAATGCAGGCGCAGCCGGCGTTTAAAAATTACGGCGGCAATATTTTGGTTTTAAGCGGCGACGTTCCTCTTGTTCAAAGCGCAACGCTTGCCGCTCTTATAAAAAGTTTAGATAAAAACAAAGCTTCCGTTTCTGTTTTGGCGGCAACGGTTAACAATCCGTTTGGTTATGGTCGCATAATAAAGAACGAAACGCTCCTTGAAAAAATAGTTGAAGAAAAAGACGCGTCGGCGTCTGAAAAACTTGTTAAAGAAATTAATTCCGGAATATACGTTTTTGATAAAAATATTTGGAACGCTCTTTTAAAAGTTAAACCTAATAACGCTAAAAAAGAGTATTATTTAACCGACACCGTGGAAATTTTAAAAAAATCCGGCAAAAAAGCCGCAACCTATGCAACGCAAAACGCTTTTGAAGTTCAAGGCGTTAACGATAGAAAAGATTTGGCTAATGCGGAAAAAATTGCGCTTAAAGAAAAAATCGCGCAGCTTTTATCCGGCGGCGTAACAATAATAAATCCTGAAAACGTTTATGTTTCGTCCGACGCAAAAATAGGGCGCGACACCGTTTTGTATCCGGGAGCGTTTATTGCCGAAAACTGCGTTATCGGCGAGAGCTGCGTTATTGAAGGCGCAAGTTTTATAAAAAACTCTAAAATCGGCGACGGTTCTGAAATAATTTATTCTTATATTAACGGCGCGCAAATAAGTAAAAACGTAAAAATAGGTCCGTTTGCGCATATTCGTCCGGGAACGGTTTTAAAAGATAACGTTAAAGTGGGCAATTTCAGCGAAACTAAAAAAGCCGTTATCGCAAAAAATTCTAAAGTAAATCATTTGTCTTATATAGGCGATGCGGAAATAGGCGAATCGGTAAATATCGGCGCAGGCACCATAACCTGCAACTACGACGGAAAAAATAAACATCAAACTGTTATAGGTTCGGGAACTTTTGTCGGGTCAAACGTAAATTTTGTGGCGCCCGTTAATATAGGCAAGGGCGCGCTTATAGCCGCGGGCTCAACGATAACAAAAGATATTCCGGCGGGAAAGCTTGCAATAGCCAGAGCAAGACAAGAACACAAAAGAAAAATAATTAAAAATTGA
- a CDS encoding ribose-phosphate diphosphokinase — protein sequence MKLKILSGNANVELAKQITKKLGTELSEVKVGRFSDGEIQVKIVDNVRGADCYIIQPTSSPVNENLMELLIIADALKRSSAKRITAVMPYYGYGRQDRKSEPRVPITARLVANLLATAGITRVLTMDLHAGQIQGFFDIPVDHLYGTPVILTHFQEKKLQDVVIVSPDAGGVERARAFAKHFNADLAIVDKRRPRPNEAAIMNIIGDVKDKTCIILDDMVDTAGTLTKVAAAIKEKGAAKVYATASHGVLSGSAKQKIQDSCIEELVITDSIPLSKDGPNDKMVVLSIASMLAEAIMRISNDESISALFL from the coding sequence ATGAAACTGAAAATTCTTTCCGGCAACGCCAACGTTGAACTTGCAAAACAGATAACAAAGAAATTGGGCACTGAATTAAGCGAAGTAAAAGTCGGAAGATTTTCCGACGGCGAAATTCAGGTAAAAATAGTTGACAACGTTAGAGGCGCGGATTGCTATATTATTCAGCCGACCTCTTCCCCTGTTAACGAAAATCTTATGGAACTTCTTATAATTGCAGACGCGTTAAAGAGATCGTCCGCAAAAAGAATTACGGCTGTTATGCCTTACTACGGATACGGCAGACAAGACAGAAAATCAGAACCCAGAGTGCCGATAACGGCAAGACTTGTAGCAAATTTGCTTGCTACGGCGGGCATTACAAGAGTTTTAACTATGGATTTGCACGCCGGACAAATTCAGGGATTTTTTGATATTCCCGTAGATCACCTTTACGGAACGCCGGTAATTCTAACGCATTTTCAGGAAAAGAAACTGCAGGACGTTGTTATCGTTTCTCCTGACGCCGGCGGCGTTGAAAGAGCAAGAGCGTTTGCAAAACATTTTAACGCGGATTTGGCAATTGTAGATAAAAGAAGACCGCGTCCCAACGAAGCGGCAATTATGAATATTATCGGCGACGTTAAAGATAAAACCTGTATAATTTTGGACGACATGGTTGATACCGCCGGCACGCTTACAAAAGTTGCCGCCGCAATAAAAGAAAAGGGCGCTGCAAAAGTTTACGCCACCGCTTCTCACGGAGTTTTATCCGGAAGCGCAAAACAAAAAATTCAGGATTCATGCATTGAGGAGCTTGTGATAACGGATTCCATTCCTCTTTCAAAAGACGGACCTAACGATAAAATGGTTGTTTTAAGCATAGCTTCAATGTTAGCCGAAGCCATAATGAGAATTTCAAACGACGAGTCAATAAGCGCTTTGTTTTTATAG
- a CDS encoding 50S ribosomal protein L25 gives MKEVILSVQERHAGSAKELKLARKSGKIPSVFYGKGIKPESLIVDSKEFLAAIEQYGANVVLSLNFSGGKKAAIVKSLQRDILTQAPIHIDFQAISLTDKVDVKVPIHIDGVADGVKNFGGVMEFIVREVEVKALPTNIPQKINVDVSALGIGQGVTIAALPKLDGVEYVQDPSTLIVHIVSVAVEEEKPADAAVGAEAAQPEVISKGKKDKEGEEGAAAAPAAGAKK, from the coding sequence ATGAAGGAAGTAATTTTGTCGGTTCAGGAAAGACACGCAGGTTCCGCTAAAGAATTGAAACTTGCAAGAAAAAGCGGAAAAATTCCGTCGGTGTTTTACGGAAAAGGAATTAAGCCGGAATCATTAATAGTAGATTCTAAAGAATTTCTTGCCGCTATAGAACAGTACGGCGCCAACGTAGTTTTAAGCTTAAATTTCTCAGGCGGAAAAAAAGCGGCTATCGTTAAATCTCTTCAGAGAGATATTTTAACGCAGGCTCCCATTCACATTGATTTTCAGGCAATATCTCTTACGGATAAGGTTGACGTTAAAGTTCCTATCCACATAGACGGAGTTGCGGACGGAGTTAAGAATTTCGGCGGAGTTATGGAATTTATAGTCAGAGAAGTTGAAGTAAAAGCGCTTCCTACAAACATTCCGCAGAAAATCAACGTTGACGTAAGCGCGTTGGGAATTGGGCAGGGCGTTACAATTGCGGCTCTTCCCAAACTTGACGGAGTAGAATACGTTCAGGATCCGTCAACGCTTATCGTTCACATTGTTTCCGTAGCCGTTGAAGAAGAGAAACCTGCGGACGCGGCAGTTGGAGCGGAAGCCGCGCAGCCGGAAGTTATATCTAAAGGCAAGAAAGATAAAGAAGGCGAAGAGGGCGCAGCAGCTGCCCCTGCGGCCGGAGCTAAAAAATAA
- the pth gene encoding aminoacyl-tRNA hydrolase — translation MIKLFVGLGNPENKYDNTRHNFGFMVLNEIAKNKAVEFKNWNDMADISFLEHKGSKIFLLKPRTFMNNSGVAVSAFAKYYKIKPEEIFVFYDDFSIPLGEFRLRLTGSAGGHNGADSLITHLNSQNFPRMKLGIGPIPKVYNDTADFVLSKFHGEDKEKIDAVKQNAIELFDALNELGLEKAISKLSGKK, via the coding sequence ATGATTAAACTTTTTGTAGGGCTTGGCAATCCTGAAAACAAGTATGACAATACCCGCCATAATTTCGGGTTCATGGTTTTAAACGAGATAGCAAAAAACAAAGCTGTAGAGTTTAAAAACTGGAACGATATGGCGGATATTTCTTTTTTGGAGCATAAAGGCTCTAAAATATTCTTGTTGAAACCGCGGACGTTTATGAATAATTCCGGCGTTGCCGTTTCGGCGTTTGCAAAATACTATAAAATAAAGCCGGAAGAAATTTTTGTTTTTTACGACGATTTTTCAATTCCTCTTGGGGAATTCAGGTTAAGATTAACGGGTTCCGCCGGCGGACATAACGGCGCGGATTCCCTTATAACGCATTTAAATTCGCAAAATTTTCCGAGAATGAAACTTGGCATAGGTCCAATTCCTAAAGTTTATAATGACACCGCTGATTTTGTTCTTTCAAAATTTCACGGCGAAGATAAAGAAAAAATAGATGCGGTTAAACAAAATGCAATAGAGCTTTTTGACGCGTTAAACGAACTTGGGCTTGAGAAAGCAATTTCAAAATTGTCCGGCAAAAAATAA
- a CDS encoding methylenetetrahydrofolate reductase C-terminal domain-containing protein → MIITEKKQQAEILESVGGATTIFIVGCGSCASKCATGDQKAIDNIKALLEKNNKKVLGSFILDSACDMRLAKKDLIKNDAFNKADAVLTLTCGAGSQSVEKVSKKIIIPALNSDYVGSTERIGVYQKFCSICGSCILVETQGICPRTRCPKSLVNGPCGGFVNGKCETDQTKDCAWVLIFEKLKQNGKLEKFLNNYIEPKTNNK, encoded by the coding sequence ATGATAATAACAGAAAAAAAACAGCAGGCAGAAATACTTGAAAGCGTTGGAGGCGCAACTACGATTTTTATCGTGGGCTGCGGCAGCTGCGCGTCTAAATGCGCCACCGGCGATCAAAAAGCTATAGACAACATTAAAGCGCTGTTGGAAAAAAACAACAAAAAAGTTTTAGGCAGCTTTATTTTAGATTCCGCCTGCGATATGCGCCTTGCAAAAAAAGATTTGATAAAAAACGACGCGTTTAATAAAGCCGACGCGGTGCTAACGCTTACGTGCGGCGCAGGCAGCCAATCCGTAGAAAAAGTTTCAAAAAAAATTATTATACCCGCGTTAAATTCCGACTACGTGGGTTCTACCGAAAGAATAGGCGTATATCAAAAATTTTGCAGCATTTGCGGCAGCTGTATTTTAGTTGAAACGCAGGGAATTTGCCCCAGAACAAGATGCCCCAAAAGTTTGGTTAACGGACCGTGCGGCGGCTTTGTAAACGGCAAGTGCGAAACGGATCAAACAAAAGACTGCGCGTGGGTTTTAATTTTTGAAAAATTAAAACAAAACGGCAAGCTTGAAAAATTTTTAAATAATTATATTGAACCGAAAACAAACAACAAATAA
- a CDS encoding methylenetetrahydrofolate reductase, translating to MSFKQKLKSNKFLITAELFPPKGTDVSLFLKRAACLKDLDAVNVTDNQRASMRAGSLAMCKLLLEMGIEPVMQLAARDKNRIALQSELLSANVLGIENVLLLSGDHPSAGEYIGTKTVYDLDTIQLIKTARLLETGVDLAGKKLSGAAHFCVGAVVNPSAEPAELQALMFEKKIKAGAEFFQTQTIFDASQFKKFLCKIKHDGVKVLPGITLIKSVKFMQFLQKLPGVNIPQNVQDRINAAKDPLAEGIKICAEIIRELRGFADGVHIMAIGAEDKIPEIIKNSL from the coding sequence ATGAGCTTTAAACAAAAACTAAAATCAAATAAATTTTTAATAACCGCCGAGCTTTTTCCTCCTAAAGGCACGGACGTTTCTTTGTTTTTAAAAAGAGCCGCTTGTCTTAAAGATTTGGACGCGGTAAACGTTACCGACAATCAAAGGGCGTCTATGAGAGCGGGTTCTCTTGCAATGTGCAAACTGCTGCTTGAAATGGGAATAGAACCTGTTATGCAGCTTGCCGCAAGAGATAAAAACAGAATAGCTCTTCAGTCCGAACTGTTAAGCGCGAACGTTTTGGGAATAGAAAACGTTTTGCTTTTAAGCGGCGACCACCCAAGCGCCGGCGAATATATCGGCACAAAAACAGTTTATGATTTGGATACAATTCAACTTATAAAAACCGCTCGTCTTCTTGAAACGGGAGTAGATTTGGCGGGTAAAAAATTAAGCGGCGCGGCGCATTTTTGCGTGGGAGCAGTTGTTAACCCGTCGGCGGAACCCGCGGAGCTTCAAGCGTTAATGTTTGAAAAGAAAATTAAGGCCGGTGCGGAATTTTTTCAGACGCAGACAATATTTGACGCCTCGCAATTTAAGAAATTTTTATGTAAAATAAAGCATGACGGCGTGAAAGTTTTGCCCGGAATTACGCTTATTAAATCCGTAAAGTTTATGCAATTTTTGCAGAAGCTGCCCGGCGTAAATATTCCGCAAAACGTTCAGGACAGAATTAACGCAGCCAAAGACCCTCTTGCGGAAGGAATAAAAATTTGCGCGGAAATTATTAGAGAACTTCGCGGTTTTGCCGACGGCGTTCACATAATGGCGATAGGCGCGGAAGACAAAATTCCGGAAATAATAAAAAACTCACTATAA
- a CDS encoding MIP/aquaporin family protein, with the protein MKKAYWAELIGTLFLVLMGCGSAVVGGQIISGNVGQVFAVLFNGNQNAAVLGTAFTVFGNLSVAFAFGLTIVAMIYALGPVSGGHFNPAVTIGAWISKRINTKEAGFYILFQVIGGIVGAFLLYLITSNIFALKVTALGQNFYNAQIWWIPFIVEAIFTALFVLVVLGSTSSKANVKFAGLAIGLTLVLVHIVAIPITGTSVNPARSFGPAIFSALGGNVLALKQVWLFILAPVVGAIGGAYAWKLVSDEKK; encoded by the coding sequence ATGAAAAAGGCGTATTGGGCAGAGTTGATTGGAACGTTGTTTTTGGTGTTGATGGGTTGCGGCAGCGCGGTTGTAGGCGGACAGATTATCAGCGGTAACGTAGGTCAGGTTTTCGCGGTTCTTTTTAACGGAAATCAGAACGCGGCGGTTTTGGGCACGGCGTTTACTGTTTTCGGAAATCTTTCGGTAGCATTTGCTTTCGGTTTGACAATTGTTGCAATGATTTACGCGTTGGGTCCTGTTTCGGGCGGACATTTTAATCCTGCGGTTACAATAGGCGCATGGATTAGCAAAAGAATAAATACCAAAGAAGCCGGTTTTTACATTTTGTTTCAGGTTATCGGCGGCATTGTTGGCGCTTTCCTTTTGTATCTTATAACTTCAAATATTTTTGCTTTGAAAGTTACCGCCCTCGGACAGAACTTTTATAACGCGCAAATTTGGTGGATACCTTTCATAGTTGAAGCCATATTTACCGCTTTGTTTGTTCTTGTTGTTTTGGGTTCTACAAGCTCAAAAGCAAACGTAAAATTTGCAGGACTTGCAATAGGTTTAACTTTGGTTTTAGTTCACATCGTAGCTATTCCTATAACCGGCACATCGGTTAACCCTGCAAGAAGCTTCGGGCCTGCGATATTTTCAGCCCTCGGCGGAAACGTTTTAGCTTTGAAACAGGTATGGCTTTTCATATTGGCTCCTGTAGTCGGAGCAATCGGCGGAGCTTATGCTTGGAAACTTGTAAGCGACGAAAAGAAATAA
- a CDS encoding YifB family Mg chelatase-like AAA ATPase encodes MISLIYSAAINGIEASIVEVEIYISSGLPMFSIVGLPDTAVKESRDRVVAALKNSGFDFPAKKITVNLAPADIKKEGGIYDLPIALGVLCACGKIKKENLQRFCAIGELSLDGKLRKVKGVLPIALSLKKNKIENFIVPFANRQEASVAGDIEVFAFKNLIDAVKFVNGELRQDAFVYKRSKEEDVVTKTEYDFADVKGQLAVKRAAEVAAAGGHNIIMSGPPGSGKTMIARRIPQILPEMTFEESVETTKIWSAAGQNFTGGLITSRAFRSPHHTSSAIALAGGGTNPKPGEVSLAHNGVLFLDEFAEFRRDALEILRQPLEDKFISVSRAKSSVVYPASFMLIAAMNPCPCGNLGNAQKECVCSLHQVQKYRNKISGPLLDRIDIHIEVPALKVSELIGKDTHPESSKEIRKRVVAARNIQNERFKNCKIHCNAQMQTGDVKKFCILDDSAQRMLKSAIEKLNFSARAYDKIIKVARTVADLAQSEIIMPEHIAEAVQYRALDRQL; translated from the coding sequence ATGATTTCCCTTATTTATTCCGCGGCTATAAACGGCATAGAAGCAAGTATCGTGGAAGTTGAAATTTACATTTCGTCCGGACTTCCTATGTTTTCAATAGTCGGTTTGCCCGATACCGCCGTAAAAGAATCTCGCGACAGGGTTGTTGCGGCGTTAAAAAATTCAGGGTTTGATTTTCCGGCTAAAAAAATTACGGTTAATCTTGCTCCGGCGGATATAAAAAAAGAAGGCGGAATATACGATTTGCCTATAGCCTTAGGCGTGCTTTGCGCGTGCGGAAAAATTAAAAAAGAAAATTTACAGCGTTTTTGCGCAATCGGGGAACTTTCTTTAGACGGAAAATTAAGAAAAGTAAAAGGCGTTCTTCCGATAGCTCTTTCTTTAAAGAAAAATAAAATAGAAAATTTTATAGTTCCTTTCGCAAACAGGCAGGAAGCTTCCGTTGCCGGCGACATAGAAGTTTTCGCTTTTAAAAATCTTATTGACGCGGTTAAGTTTGTTAACGGAGAACTTCGTCAGGACGCGTTTGTTTACAAGCGTTCAAAAGAAGAAGACGTTGTTACAAAAACCGAGTATGATTTTGCCGACGTCAAAGGGCAGCTTGCCGTAAAAAGAGCCGCGGAAGTTGCGGCGGCGGGCGGACACAATATTATAATGTCCGGACCTCCCGGTTCCGGAAAAACAATGATAGCAAGAAGAATTCCGCAGATTCTGCCGGAAATGACTTTTGAAGAGTCCGTGGAAACTACAAAAATATGGTCTGCCGCAGGACAAAATTTTACCGGCGGGCTTATAACTTCAAGAGCGTTTCGCAGTCCGCATCACACGTCTTCCGCAATAGCGTTAGCGGGCGGAGGAACAAACCCGAAACCCGGGGAAGTAAGCCTTGCGCATAACGGCGTTTTGTTTTTAGACGAGTTTGCGGAGTTTCGCCGCGACGCGCTTGAAATTTTGCGCCAGCCTTTGGAAGATAAATTTATATCCGTATCGCGCGCAAAAAGCAGCGTTGTTTATCCTGCGTCTTTTATGCTTATTGCCGCTATGAATCCGTGCCCGTGCGGCAATTTGGGAAACGCTCAAAAAGAGTGCGTGTGCTCGCTGCATCAGGTTCAAAAATACAGAAATAAAATTTCAGGACCGCTTTTAGACAGAATAGATATTCACATTGAAGTGCCGGCGTTGAAAGTTTCGGAACTTATAGGCAAAGACACGCACCCTGAAAGTTCTAAAGAAATAAGGAAAAGAGTTGTTGCCGCAAGAAATATTCAAAATGAAAGATTTAAAAATTGTAAAATACACTGCAACGCGCAAATGCAAACCGGCGACGTGAAAAAGTTTTGTATTTTAGACGACAGCGCGCAGCGCATGCTTAAATCCGCAATTGAAAAATTAAATTTTTCGGCAAGAGCTTACGACAAAATAATAAAAGTCGCAAGAACCGTTGCGGATTTGGCGCAAAGCGAAATAATAATGCCGGAACATATTGCGGAAGCCGTGCAATACAGAGCGTTGGACAGACAGCTTTAA
- a CDS encoding MazG nucleotide pyrophosphohydrolase domain-containing protein produces MKRYLREFEKLVNIMARLRAKNGCAWDREQTYETLVKHLISETEEVRLAVKNKDLENLEEELGDILLQVVFNAQIAKENKSFDIADIISTLNKKLIRRHPHIFGNYKVKNTQDIIEMWDKIKAKEKAGKIKKK; encoded by the coding sequence GTGAAAAGATATCTTAGAGAGTTTGAGAAGCTGGTAAATATTATGGCGCGGCTGCGCGCAAAAAACGGATGCGCTTGGGATAGAGAGCAAACGTACGAGACGCTTGTAAAACATTTAATTTCCGAAACAGAGGAAGTGCGTCTTGCGGTAAAAAATAAAGATTTGGAAAATCTTGAGGAAGAGCTGGGCGATATTTTGCTGCAGGTTGTTTTTAACGCTCAAATAGCCAAAGAAAATAAAAGTTTTGACATAGCCGATATAATTTCAACGTTAAATAAAAAACTTATCCGCCGCCACCCGCATATTTTCGGCAATTATAAAGTTAAAAACACGCAGGATATTATAGAAATGTGGGACAAAATTAAGGCCAAAGAAAAAGCCGGTAAAATTAAAAAGAAATAA
- a CDS encoding acyl-[acyl-carrier-protein] thioesterase has translation MLTQSFKVRYGETGFNNRVPVWVLQNYAQQAAALDAHSISAGWEDLSKHGVTWVLIKIQFKITGVIEGLQTVNVKTWHVLSDKIKSRRDFVFYDEQGNEIATAVSWWLVLDLETRKIVRTPKQILDGSGNRVMALKETELKEPHFENALPLTEIAMVSRLEDIDMNGHVNNVHFTAWAFEGVPREIRRNQTLSDIVINFKAEVLADEKIIIKTYASSKSSFWHLLIRDSDGKEIAAAYTLWS, from the coding sequence ATGTTAACGCAATCATTCAAAGTTAGATACGGGGAAACAGGGTTTAACAACCGCGTGCCGGTGTGGGTTTTGCAGAATTACGCGCAACAGGCGGCTGCGTTGGATGCTCATAGCATATCCGCCGGCTGGGAAGACCTTTCAAAACACGGCGTAACTTGGGTGCTTATAAAAATACAATTTAAAATTACCGGCGTTATAGAAGGGCTGCAAACGGTAAACGTAAAAACGTGGCATGTATTAAGCGATAAAATAAAAAGCCGCAGAGATTTTGTGTTTTACGACGAACAAGGCAACGAAATAGCAACGGCGGTAAGCTGGTGGCTGGTGTTAGATTTAGAAACGCGCAAAATAGTGCGCACGCCTAAACAAATTTTAGACGGAAGCGGCAACCGTGTAATGGCGTTAAAAGAAACCGAACTGAAAGAGCCGCATTTTGAAAACGCTTTGCCTTTAACCGAAATAGCCATGGTTTCGCGCCTTGAAGATATAGATATGAACGGTCATGTAAACAACGTTCATTTTACAGCTTGGGCGTTTGAAGGGGTGCCGCGGGAAATTAGAAGAAATCAGACTCTTTCCGATATTGTTATAAATTTCAAAGCGGAAGTTTTGGCGGACGAAAAAATAATTATTAAAACGTACGCAAGTTCAAAAAGTTCGTTTTGGCATCTTTTAATTAGAGATTCCGACGGCAAGGAAATTGCGGCGGCCTATACATTATGGTCGTAA